In Nitrosarchaeum koreense MY1, one genomic interval encodes:
- the cobA gene encoding uroporphyrinogen-III C-methyltransferase, producing the protein MEQTMTGKVYLVGAGPGDSKLITLRAVELLQKADVVLYDRLVSKKIISMIPKTAQKIYVGRAVGDDTTHQNNTNDLMVKFAKSKKNVVRLKGGDPIIFGRGGEEAEFLKENKVKYEIVPGITSGIGSATYAGIPLTHRKHASSVVFVTGHEDPEKKNESVKWKRLAKSVDTIVIMMGLSRLDVICKQLVAGGLDKQTPVAVIQNGTTPKQKMIIGTVSNIAKLVKENKITPPTNIIIGKVVNLSQVIGWRKNA; encoded by the coding sequence ATGGAACAAACAATGACAGGTAAGGTGTATCTAGTTGGGGCAGGCCCAGGTGATAGTAAACTGATCACACTAAGGGCAGTAGAACTATTGCAAAAAGCCGATGTTGTATTGTATGATAGACTGGTAAGCAAGAAAATAATCTCAATGATTCCAAAGACTGCTCAAAAAATATACGTAGGAAGGGCAGTAGGGGATGACACTACACACCAGAATAACACAAATGACTTGATGGTAAAGTTTGCAAAATCAAAGAAAAACGTAGTTCGGCTAAAGGGAGGTGATCCAATAATTTTTGGTAGAGGTGGAGAAGAAGCTGAATTTCTTAAAGAAAACAAAGTAAAGTATGAGATTGTTCCGGGAATCACATCTGGAATTGGTTCTGCAACTTATGCTGGAATTCCACTAACTCATAGAAAGCATGCATCATCTGTTGTATTTGTTACAGGCCATGAAGATCCTGAAAAGAAAAATGAATCAGTAAAATGGAAACGTCTTGCAAAATCTGTGGATACTATTGTAATAATGATGGGATTGTCTCGACTAGATGTAATATGTAAACAACTTGTTGCAGGTGGATTAGATAAACAAACTCCTGTAGCTGTAATCCAAAATGGTACTACACCAAAACAAAAAATGATTATTGGTACTGTTTCAAATATCGCAAAACTCGTAAAGGAAAATAAAATTACCCCTCCTACAAATATCATTATAGGAAAAGTTGTCAATTTGTCTCAAGTTATAGGATGGAGAAAAAATGCTTAA
- a CDS encoding uroporphyrinogen-III synthase, producing the protein MLKGKVIAITRSKDDSAEFIDLVTKNNAIPISLPTIELVSKGEKIVDEFLESITQYNPDYSVFMSSKAVTLLFDTAKKISKFEKLQLAVANTMVMAVGPKTKIALENEGIKVAYMPNIYSSVGVGELFTKIHAVGKKVIVPRSGASTPFLKELLEKIGINVKEIHLYDVCAFRDISQWNEFRELFSKNKVDGIVFTSASSVRAFFEIMTKDYDENSLLENMTKLSVISIGPFTSDELKKFKIKNTISQVHTVSGAFDTVKTIFSIT; encoded by the coding sequence ATGCTTAAAGGAAAAGTAATTGCAATCACTCGTTCTAAAGATGATTCCGCTGAATTCATAGATTTGGTGACAAAAAATAACGCAATCCCAATCTCGTTACCAACTATTGAACTAGTTAGTAAGGGAGAAAAAATTGTAGATGAGTTTTTAGAATCCATAACACAATACAATCCCGACTACTCTGTATTTATGAGCTCAAAGGCAGTAACTCTACTTTTTGATACTGCAAAAAAAATATCCAAATTTGAAAAACTCCAACTTGCTGTAGCAAATACTATGGTGATGGCAGTGGGGCCTAAAACAAAAATTGCACTAGAAAATGAAGGAATCAAAGTTGCTTACATGCCAAATATCTATTCCTCAGTAGGCGTTGGAGAATTATTTACAAAAATACATGCGGTTGGAAAAAAAGTAATTGTTCCAAGAAGTGGTGCTTCAACACCTTTTTTGAAAGAATTATTGGAAAAAATAGGAATTAACGTAAAGGAAATTCATCTATACGATGTTTGTGCCTTTAGGGATATCTCTCAATGGAATGAATTTAGGGAATTATTTTCAAAAAATAAAGTAGATGGAATTGTGTTTACCAGCGCATCATCTGTTAGAGCATTTTTTGAAATAATGACAAAAGATTATGATGAAAACTCATTGTTGGAAAATATGACAAAATTATCAGTAATCTCAATTGGACCATTTACATCTGATGAGCTCAAAAAATTTAAAATTAAAAATACTATATCTCAGGTCCATACTGTTTCAGGTGCATTTGATACTGTGAAAACTATTTTTTCAATTACCTAG
- a CDS encoding PKD domain-containing protein, translated as MNSHIILLSVVFSLFLAGTVSTYSFAQTNTVEVVENRIVTLVGEGVDPDDDTLTFEWVQVDGEPVKLSSNNVAMPTFMAPEVVNGQIKVLTFTLTVTDPFGAASSDTVEVIVNPVNHAPIVSAGRDQVTFKTINVVTLVSSVVDPDGDSLTYNWKQIAGQTIPLSSTTGKYLTILPMHIDYSQTNPLTFELTVEDGFGGVGSDTVSVYPLTGLLSNRLISIQAGPMQTVHEGDTVTLSATGQTANGQPISYSWVQLIGTGVSLNSYTGPTVTFTAPELPDETEMILSFQVTGYSAGNGWANALALVKVIPSNAGPLADAGPDQSVGEKALVKLIGTATDPDDAESKLRYSWKQTSGMNIELYEQASFSVYFFSPMINTSSETLTFELTVTDPSGNSDKDDVSVVVSTVNLPPRANAGPDRKIIGESQVTVTGSGFDPEGLPITYEWKQLAGETVTIDPTKPTFSFKAPSVVSGETKRMVFQLTVTDSENQKGSDQLILLVVPENSAPIVDAGVDQIADERTMVNLVCSAYDPDGDAVTSTWTSSNSDIVIDMPSSLSTSVTLPAVTTDQTISMTCTASDGILSSSDSMTIKVVNTLNLPIVADAGPDQIVNENVKISLDGSKSNDPEEQKLSYMWSQISGETVTLSSTSSVTPSFTSPIVANNEIKVLVFELKVFDDNGRSSTDTVTITVDPVNAAPTATATAKQS; from the coding sequence GTGAATTCGCATATTATCTTACTATCTGTAGTTTTTAGTCTATTTTTAGCTGGCACAGTATCAACTTACTCTTTTGCTCAAACCAATACCGTAGAAGTTGTTGAAAATAGAATCGTTACACTAGTCGGCGAAGGAGTTGATCCTGATGACGACACTCTAACATTTGAATGGGTGCAAGTTGACGGTGAACCAGTCAAACTATCTTCAAATAATGTTGCAATGCCAACATTCATGGCACCAGAGGTTGTAAACGGTCAAATCAAAGTCTTGACATTCACATTAACCGTAACTGACCCATTTGGTGCAGCAAGTTCTGATACCGTTGAAGTCATTGTAAACCCGGTTAATCATGCTCCAATTGTCAGTGCAGGCAGAGACCAAGTCACATTTAAAACAATTAACGTAGTTACTTTAGTCAGCAGCGTTGTCGATCCTGACGGTGATTCATTGACCTATAACTGGAAACAAATTGCAGGTCAAACAATTCCATTATCTTCTACTACTGGAAAATATCTGACTATTCTTCCAATGCATATTGATTATTCTCAAACCAATCCTCTAACATTCGAACTTACTGTTGAAGATGGCTTTGGCGGTGTAGGAAGTGACACCGTAAGCGTTTATCCATTAACTGGTCTTTTATCAAATAGATTAATTTCAATTCAAGCAGGCCCAATGCAAACTGTACATGAAGGAGACACCGTTACACTTAGTGCAACTGGTCAAACTGCAAATGGACAACCAATCAGTTACTCTTGGGTACAACTAATTGGAACAGGAGTATCATTGAATTCATACACTGGTCCAACAGTAACATTTACAGCTCCTGAACTTCCAGATGAAACCGAAATGATTCTATCGTTCCAAGTAACTGGATATTCAGCTGGAAATGGATGGGCAAATGCATTAGCATTAGTTAAAGTAATTCCATCTAACGCTGGCCCATTAGCTGATGCAGGTCCAGATCAAAGTGTAGGTGAAAAAGCACTAGTAAAATTAATTGGAACAGCTACTGATCCTGATGATGCTGAAAGCAAATTACGATATTCTTGGAAACAAACATCTGGAATGAATATAGAATTATACGAGCAGGCTTCATTCTCTGTGTATTTCTTCTCACCAATGATTAATACTAGTTCTGAAACTCTGACTTTCGAACTAACTGTAACTGATCCTTCTGGCAATTCTGACAAAGATGATGTATCTGTAGTTGTTAGTACTGTAAACTTGCCACCAAGAGCAAATGCAGGTCCAGATAGAAAGATTATTGGAGAATCTCAAGTAACTGTAACTGGTTCAGGCTTTGATCCTGAAGGTCTACCAATCACATATGAATGGAAACAACTAGCAGGAGAGACAGTTACAATTGATCCTACAAAGCCAACATTCTCATTTAAAGCACCATCAGTAGTTTCTGGTGAAACTAAACGAATGGTATTCCAATTAACAGTAACTGACTCTGAAAACCAAAAGGGAAGTGACCAATTGATTCTCCTTGTAGTTCCAGAAAACAGTGCACCAATCGTAGATGCTGGTGTTGATCAAATTGCTGATGAGAGAACCATGGTTAATCTAGTTTGTTCAGCATATGACCCAGATGGTGATGCAGTAACATCCACATGGACTTCATCAAACAGTGATATTGTAATTGATATGCCTTCATCTCTAAGTACATCTGTAACACTTCCAGCAGTAACTACAGACCAAACCATCAGCATGACATGTACTGCATCCGATGGTATCTTATCTTCATCTGATAGCATGACCATTAAAGTTGTAAATACATTGAATCTACCAATCGTAGCAGATGCAGGTCCTGATCAAATTGTAAATGAGAATGTCAAGATTTCATTAGATGGTAGCAAGAGCAATGATCCAGAAGAACAAAAACTATCATACATGTGGAGCCAAATATCTGGTGAAACAGTAACCCTGTCTTCAACATCTTCAGTAACTCCATCATTTACATCTCCAATTGTTGCAAATAATGAAATCAAAGTACTAGTCTTTGAACTCAAAGTCTTTGATGACAATGGCCGTTCATCAACTGATACTGTGACAATTACAGTTGACCCAGTTAACGCTGCACCAACAGCAACTGCAACTGCCAAACAATCTTAA
- the sufB gene encoding Fe-S cluster assembly protein SufB: MATENLNMDYTKYDFKDSTDLYVHLSKKGLSKETVIAISKMKDEPQWMLDFRLRSFEIFMKKPMPTWGGDLSVIDFQNIYYYAKATEKTEKNWDDVPAEVKATFDKLGIPEAEKKFLAGVGAQYESEVVYHSLREDLAKQGVLFLDTDSALKQYPEIFKKYFGKIIPPEDNKFAALNSAVWSGGSFIYIPPGVKVDMPLQAYFRINAENIGQFERTLIIADEGSEVHYIEGCTAPVYSSESLHSAVVELVAHKDAKLRYTTIQNWSSDVYNLVTKRAYAYEGATVEWIDGNIGSKLTMKYPGIYLLGERAYGETLSIAFAGKGQHQDTGAKMVHLAPNTTSKITSKSVSRLDGRSTYRGLLNVAKGATNVKSTVRCDALLLDDTSKTDTYPYMEINQEDATITHEATVGKIGDEQIFYLMTRGFTEEEALSLIVNGFMEPFTKELPMEYAVELNRLIKLEMDDSVG; this comes from the coding sequence ATGGCTACAGAAAATCTAAACATGGATTATACAAAATATGATTTTAAAGACTCTACTGACTTGTATGTACATCTCAGTAAAAAAGGACTCTCAAAAGAGACTGTTATTGCAATTAGCAAAATGAAAGATGAACCACAATGGATGCTTGACTTTAGATTGAGATCTTTTGAAATTTTCATGAAAAAACCAATGCCAACTTGGGGTGGAGATCTTAGTGTTATTGATTTTCAAAATATTTACTATTATGCAAAAGCAACTGAGAAAACTGAAAAGAATTGGGACGATGTTCCAGCTGAAGTAAAAGCTACTTTTGATAAATTAGGAATTCCAGAAGCTGAAAAAAAGTTCTTGGCAGGTGTTGGTGCACAATACGAATCAGAAGTTGTTTACCACAGTCTAAGAGAAGACTTGGCAAAACAAGGTGTCTTGTTTTTGGATACTGACTCTGCACTAAAACAATATCCTGAAATTTTCAAAAAATATTTCGGTAAAATTATTCCTCCGGAGGACAACAAGTTTGCAGCATTAAACAGTGCAGTATGGAGTGGTGGCTCATTTATCTATATTCCACCAGGAGTCAAAGTTGACATGCCATTACAAGCATATTTCAGAATTAACGCTGAAAACATTGGACAATTTGAGAGAACCCTTATCATAGCTGACGAAGGCTCTGAGGTTCACTATATCGAAGGATGCACTGCACCTGTTTACTCTTCTGAATCATTACATTCAGCAGTAGTTGAACTAGTAGCTCACAAAGATGCAAAGTTACGTTACACCACAATCCAAAACTGGAGTAGTGATGTGTATAATCTAGTTACCAAACGTGCTTATGCATATGAAGGTGCAACTGTAGAATGGATTGACGGAAACATTGGAAGTAAACTCACAATGAAATATCCTGGAATCTATCTGTTAGGTGAGCGAGCATACGGTGAAACACTATCAATTGCTTTTGCAGGAAAAGGACAACACCAAGATACTGGAGCTAAAATGGTTCACCTTGCACCAAACACAACATCAAAAATTACATCAAAATCTGTCAGCAGACTAGATGGAAGATCAACTTACAGAGGATTACTCAATGTTGCAAAGGGCGCAACCAATGTAAAATCAACTGTAAGATGTGACGCATTACTATTAGATGATACATCAAAAACTGATACATATCCTTACATGGAAATTAATCAAGAAGACGCAACAATTACCCATGAAGCAACTGTAGGAAAAATTGGAGATGAACAAATTTTCTATCTGATGACTAGAGGTTTTACAGAAGAAGAAGCACTATCTCTAATTGTCAATGGATTCATGGAACCATTCACAAAAGAATTACCAATGGAATATGCCGTAGAATTAAATCGCCTCATCAAATTAGAGATGGACGACTCAGTGGGTTAA
- the sufD gene encoding Fe-S cluster assembly protein SufD, with amino-acid sequence MSQTLSQINSRHVEEISSSRNEPDWLKKYRQSSLSIYDALPIETSPLYNKYTDAKKMDPQQVSFSATTTSNVPSFLQKRLSELEKETSIIQIGSNTHKIHIPDDLKSKGLVITSIDDAIKNNSELVKKALEASNSKEDKFTALNNAAFNSGIFIHIPRNLILEKPIHILSCLSDDGISTIARNVIFADESSKAVIIQELYSFKAQKQQAYLELLNTNIAANAQLDVTTLQMMDQTTVNFSTRRTDLGQDAKVNWYSGLFGSMLSRYKIEYFLNGTGASSNDSEVIFGNNEQSFDIQTNVNHESPSTDARVVEKSILRNKSKSLFKGMIRIKEKATKSNSFLSGRSILLDKDAKSDAIPGLEIFTNDVKATHSASVAQIDEEQIFYLKTRCLTEAEAERTIIEGFLEPLSRKMSYQVRAWIAYLIESKWESRELTINTDEELTKFVEIEETRYNEDSEIEQHYKYR; translated from the coding sequence ATGTCTCAAACACTATCGCAAATTAACTCTCGACATGTTGAAGAAATCTCTTCATCACGAAATGAACCTGATTGGTTAAAGAAATACCGACAGAGTTCATTATCCATTTATGATGCATTACCAATTGAGACGTCTCCATTATACAACAAATACACTGACGCAAAAAAAATGGATCCTCAACAAGTTTCATTTTCTGCAACTACGACTAGTAATGTTCCATCATTTCTTCAAAAAAGATTATCTGAATTAGAAAAAGAGACTAGCATAATCCAAATAGGAAGTAATACACACAAAATTCACATCCCTGATGATCTAAAATCAAAAGGATTGGTAATCACTTCCATTGATGATGCAATAAAAAATAATTCTGAACTAGTAAAAAAAGCATTAGAGGCATCAAATTCAAAAGAAGATAAGTTTACTGCACTAAACAATGCTGCATTTAATTCCGGAATCTTTATCCACATACCACGTAATTTGATACTTGAAAAACCAATTCATATCTTGTCTTGCTTATCCGATGATGGAATTTCTACCATTGCAAGAAATGTTATCTTTGCAGATGAAAGCAGTAAGGCGGTAATCATTCAGGAATTATATTCTTTTAAGGCACAAAAACAACAAGCATACCTTGAATTATTAAACACAAACATTGCCGCAAATGCACAACTTGATGTTACAACATTGCAAATGATGGATCAAACAACTGTAAACTTTTCTACTAGAAGAACCGACTTGGGACAAGATGCCAAAGTAAATTGGTACTCTGGATTGTTTGGATCAATGCTATCTAGATACAAAATAGAATATTTTCTTAATGGAACTGGTGCATCCTCAAATGACTCTGAAGTGATATTTGGAAACAATGAACAATCTTTTGATATTCAAACAAACGTGAATCATGAAAGTCCATCTACTGATGCCCGAGTAGTTGAAAAATCAATTTTAAGAAATAAATCAAAATCACTTTTCAAAGGAATGATTAGAATTAAAGAAAAAGCAACAAAATCAAATTCATTTTTGTCTGGTCGCTCTATCCTACTTGATAAGGATGCAAAATCTGATGCCATTCCAGGACTGGAGATTTTTACAAATGACGTTAAAGCAACACACTCTGCATCTGTTGCCCAAATTGATGAGGAACAGATTTTCTATTTAAAAACAAGGTGTCTTACCGAAGCTGAGGCTGAAAGAACAATTATTGAAGGATTCTTGGAGCCATTATCTCGAAAAATGTCATACCAAGTTAGAGCATGGATTGCATACTTGATTGAATCTAAATGGGAATCACGCGAATTAACAATTAACACTGATGAAGAGCTCACAAAGTTTGTTGAAATTGAAGAAACACGTTACAACGAAGATTCTGAAATTGAGCAGCACTACAAGTATCGGTGA
- a CDS encoding Rieske (2Fe-2S) protein, whose product MINLAQWIKACKLDQVKTGQLFGFTHDDKKILLANQKGKIFATDLICTHADADLSTGFLTDEGVRCPLHLSVFNLQNGKPENLPAEIPLNTYNVKIDQNEIYVEV is encoded by the coding sequence GTGATTAACCTGGCCCAGTGGATTAAAGCGTGTAAATTAGACCAAGTAAAGACAGGTCAGCTTTTTGGATTTACACATGACGATAAAAAAATTCTTTTAGCAAATCAAAAAGGAAAAATTTTTGCAACTGATCTAATATGTACTCATGCAGATGCGGATCTTTCTACAGGATTTCTTACTGATGAAGGTGTGCGATGTCCGTTACATCTCTCTGTTTTTAATTTGCAAAATGGTAAACCTGAGAATCTTCCTGCTGAAATACCATTAAACACATACAATGTTAAAATAGATCAAAACGAGATCTATGTGGAGGTTTAG
- a CDS encoding cysteine desulfurase: protein MQSAQTTFANLRKDFPILQRIVRDNKTLVYLDNASTTQKPNQVIDAITDYYRNHNANIHRAVYALAEEATELYESTRDKIANFIHISNREEIIFVRGTTEAINLVAYAWGRNHIQKDDIIVTTEYEHHSNIVPWQLLTQEKGAKLVYIGMDDNGELILDDLDKYLATGKVKLVTFSLMSNVLGTITDAEKIISKCKEHGVLTLVDGAQAVPHMPVNIEKLGCDFFAFSGHKMLGPTGIGVLWVRKSVLETMNPFHGGGDMIREVHKYETTWNDLPYKFEAGTPNIADVIGLGTAIDYLTKLGMENIREHEIELTKYAIEKLSQVKGLTIYGTKDISKRGGVISFNFSDVHPHDVAQIIDEEGIAVRSGHHCAQVLMERLNVAATSRASFYIYNTKEEVDSLITALTKVARIFKL from the coding sequence ATGCAAAGCGCACAAACTACTTTTGCGAATTTACGAAAAGATTTTCCTATCTTACAACGTATAGTTAGAGATAACAAAACACTTGTGTATCTGGATAATGCATCTACAACACAAAAACCAAACCAAGTAATTGATGCCATTACTGATTATTATAGAAATCATAACGCAAACATTCACAGGGCAGTTTATGCTTTGGCAGAAGAGGCAACCGAACTTTATGAATCTACTAGGGATAAGATTGCAAATTTTATTCATATATCAAATAGAGAAGAGATTATTTTTGTTAGGGGAACAACTGAAGCAATTAATTTAGTTGCATATGCATGGGGTCGAAATCATATACAAAAAGATGATATCATAGTTACCACTGAATATGAACATCACAGCAATATCGTACCTTGGCAGCTTTTGACACAGGAAAAGGGAGCCAAGTTAGTATACATTGGAATGGATGATAATGGAGAATTAATTTTAGATGATCTTGATAAATACCTTGCAACAGGTAAAGTAAAACTTGTAACATTTAGTTTAATGTCTAATGTTCTTGGTACAATTACTGATGCAGAAAAAATAATCTCAAAATGTAAAGAACATGGTGTTCTTACTTTAGTTGATGGTGCACAAGCTGTACCTCATATGCCTGTAAACATTGAGAAATTAGGTTGTGACTTTTTTGCATTTTCTGGTCATAAAATGCTAGGACCTACGGGAATTGGAGTTTTATGGGTACGAAAATCTGTATTGGAAACTATGAATCCGTTTCATGGTGGTGGTGATATGATAAGAGAAGTGCACAAGTATGAAACCACTTGGAATGATCTGCCTTACAAATTTGAAGCTGGCACTCCAAACATCGCTGATGTTATTGGGTTAGGCACTGCAATTGACTATCTTACAAAACTTGGAATGGAAAATATACGAGAACATGAAATTGAACTGACTAAATATGCTATTGAAAAACTATCCCAAGTAAAGGGACTTACGATTTATGGCACAAAAGACATTTCTAAAAGAGGAGGTGTAATATCATTTAATTTTTCAGATGTTCATCCTCATGATGTAGCTCAAATAATAGATGAGGAAGGAATTGCAGTTCGTTCAGGACATCATTGCGCTCAAGTATTGATGGAAAGACTAAATGTTGCAGCTACATCTCGAGCTAGTTTTTACATTTACAATACTAAAGAAGAAGTTGACTCTTTAATTACAGCATTAACTAAAGTTGCGAGGATTTTCAAATTATGA
- a CDS encoding iron-sulfur cluster assembly scaffold protein — protein sequence MSGNADIYHEMIIDYSRNPINFGKIENPDVTFHDSNPLCGDSIDIDMKITDNKVSDIKFHGKGCAICMACSSVLTEITKGKGIDEVRNITKHDVLSELGLEHLQAVRIKCALLSLKVLKSALYSYLGTHMKDSQDVDKLKEEAASLY from the coding sequence ATGAGCGGCAATGCAGACATTTATCATGAGATGATAATTGATTATTCAAGAAATCCAATTAATTTTGGAAAAATAGAAAATCCTGATGTTACTTTTCATGACTCAAATCCATTATGTGGTGATAGTATTGACATTGATATGAAAATTACCGATAACAAGGTATCTGATATCAAATTTCATGGTAAAGGCTGTGCCATCTGTATGGCCTGCTCTTCAGTACTAACTGAGATTACAAAAGGTAAGGGAATTGATGAAGTTCGAAATATTACTAAACATGATGTATTAAGTGAGCTTGGGTTAGAACATTTGCAGGCAGTTCGAATAAAATGTGCATTGCTTTCGCTTAAGGTATTGAAATCTGCTCTCTACTCTTATCTTGGAACTCATATGAAAGATTCGCAAGATGTCGATAAGTTAAAAGAAGAGGCAGCAAGCCTGTACTAA
- a CDS encoding phosphoglycerate kinase has translation MKVLTLDDFDLKGKTVFLRVDMNCPIDPDTMEISGTKRIEEAIETLKSLEEAKVVVASHQGRVGNKDYTGMDNHAKVLEKLMGKKIKYVEDVIGIAAQNEIKNLKNGEILLLDNLRLCAEENYEFTQQEAANTIMVSRLSKLFDLCVLDSFPSAHRSHPSIVGFPYVLPACAGRIVEREVRNLDEIMTVAKAPHVIVLGGSKVPDRLEAIKLLIQNGRADHVLLTGLIGNVFMRAQGRIRYPLGIKREDEVVSKAHALIGEYPDVFSTPVDIAIDKDGDRVEMDVRELEVGDKIYDLGPKTVEHYSKLIAGAGTVFISGPAGFFEKENFSFGTKGLLTSVANSMATTIVSGGHLTSALKKYGLAEQIDHISTAGGALVLYLTGERLPMIKALEEAATKYRSNS, from the coding sequence GTGAAGGTACTCACATTAGATGATTTTGACCTAAAAGGTAAAACCGTTTTTTTGCGAGTTGACATGAATTGCCCCATAGATCCGGATACTATGGAGATCTCTGGAACTAAACGTATTGAAGAAGCTATTGAGACCTTAAAATCTCTAGAAGAAGCAAAAGTTGTTGTTGCATCTCATCAAGGGAGAGTTGGAAACAAAGACTATACAGGAATGGACAATCATGCCAAAGTTCTTGAAAAATTAATGGGTAAGAAAATCAAATACGTGGAGGATGTCATTGGCATTGCTGCACAAAATGAAATAAAGAATTTGAAAAATGGTGAAATATTACTTTTAGATAATTTACGTTTATGTGCTGAAGAAAATTACGAGTTCACACAACAAGAAGCTGCAAACACGATTATGGTCAGCAGGTTATCAAAGTTGTTTGATCTTTGTGTGTTGGATTCATTTCCTAGTGCACATAGATCACATCCATCCATAGTTGGATTTCCTTATGTTCTTCCAGCATGTGCAGGAAGAATCGTAGAAAGAGAGGTAAGAAACCTCGACGAGATAATGACAGTTGCAAAAGCACCGCATGTGATAGTGTTGGGAGGTTCCAAGGTTCCTGACAGATTAGAGGCAATAAAATTACTGATTCAAAATGGCCGCGCAGACCATGTATTGTTAACAGGATTAATTGGAAATGTATTCATGCGTGCACAGGGAAGAATTCGTTACCCATTGGGGATAAAAAGAGAAGATGAAGTGGTATCTAAAGCCCATGCTCTTATTGGTGAGTATCCAGATGTTTTTTCAACACCAGTAGACATTGCAATTGACAAAGATGGAGATAGAGTAGAGATGGATGTACGAGAACTTGAGGTTGGAGACAAAATTTATGATTTGGGACCAAAAACTGTAGAACACTATTCAAAATTAATTGCTGGTGCAGGAACTGTTTTCATAAGCGGGCCTGCAGGGTTCTTTGAGAAAGAAAACTTTAGTTTTGGAACAAAGGGGCTGCTCACATCGGTTGCAAATTCCATGGCAACAACAATAGTTAGCGGAGGTCATTTGACATCGGCATTAAAAAAATATGGACTTGCAGAACAAATAGATCATATCAGCACTGCAGGTGGAGCACTGGTTCTTTATCTAACAGGTGAAAGACTACCAATGATAAAAGCACTAGAAGAAGCAGCTACAAAATACAGATCAAATAGTTGA
- a CDS encoding phosphatase PAP2 family protein, translating to MQNWIFDIRSRSFVLLVFLFVILSMLVYFQITEGFDQSVISFVANNDDNPALDITMQIITESGDTIWMLGFGILMLLVKKTRRIGITLMILIVLSTLLTGYIKCGVDRDRPDFEYVGTPFPVEISHDTFALFCEGGYNASYPSGHAARAIIFGIVLGYALSERFPRGCYLLLLYPLLVSISRVYVLQHFPMDVIGGTVLGIMLAGVMAKRTKLYKIFEKSKT from the coding sequence TTGCAAAATTGGATTTTTGATATACGGTCTAGATCATTTGTTTTACTGGTATTTTTATTTGTAATTTTATCTATGTTGGTTTATTTTCAAATTACAGAAGGCTTTGATCAGTCTGTAATTTCTTTTGTTGCAAATAATGATGATAATCCTGCATTAGATATTACGATGCAAATCATTACTGAAAGCGGTGATACCATTTGGATGCTGGGTTTTGGCATATTGATGCTTTTGGTAAAAAAGACTAGAAGAATTGGAATTACTTTGATGATTTTAATCGTTTTATCCACATTGCTTACTGGATACATAAAATGTGGAGTGGACAGAGATAGGCCAGATTTTGAATATGTTGGTACTCCGTTTCCAGTTGAAATAAGTCATGATACATTTGCTTTGTTTTGTGAAGGTGGGTACAATGCTTCTTATCCCTCTGGGCATGCAGCCAGGGCAATAATATTTGGAATAGTGCTTGGCTATGCCTTATCTGAACGATTTCCTAGGGGATGTTACTTGTTGTTACTTTACCCATTATTGGTGTCGATAAGCAGGGTGTATGTTCTTCAGCATTTCCCAATGGATGTGATAGGAGGTACAGTTCTTGGAATAATGTTAGCTGGTGTAATGGCAAAAAGAACAAAATTATACAAAATATTTGAAAAATCAAAAACCTAA